From Temnothorax longispinosus isolate EJ_2023e chromosome 3, Tlon_JGU_v1, whole genome shotgun sequence, one genomic window encodes:
- the LOC139809826 gene encoding RUS family member 1, which yields MRVLFRESYGNEKETVYVRSEDGFIAIEAKLGPTELRAIRSRITSVLKQIFLPRGYPNSVHPDYTAYQIWDTVQAFASTITGTLTTHSIMKGIGVGESNATPLAAAITWILKSGTGMIGSIMFAWWNGTELDGQCKKWRLFADILDDVAKGIELLVPYFSSYSVVILCVSTTMKSIVGVAGGATRTALIHHQAIQNNVADVSAKDGSQETCVNLIASFFGIFILSLFHDGQYLLELYLFLVAVHLYANYSAVKALCLDTLNEDRLAIIVKNYMMNEQILEPSQVNKEESVFLLKNPTRNVHGFDIKIGVSFGSILKRNIISSTEKEYLLKFFENKMYIIAIDIEKRNIFITLKRHIQPIEILEAYFYASTCAFYLCIARKIPIDILMKCETSEISYPLLYVYILHKTFANPNSTTQMSTVTIQSIGAADIIVSNEYKAFLNSLEMNGWKTGTNLLAVDAWRLYMDNSEQ from the exons ATGCGCGTTCTGTTTCGCGAAAGTTACGGGAATGAGAAAGAGACAGTTTACGTAAGGTCAGAAG ATGGTTTCATCGCGATCGAGGCAAAACTCGGCCCCACGGAGTTGCGGGCCATTCGTTCCCGGATCACGTCCGTCCTCAAACAGATATTCCTGCCGCGAGGGTATCCGAACAGCGTGCATCCTGACTACACGGCGTATCAGATATGGGACACGGTGCAG GCCTTTGCGAGCACCATAACAGGCACCCTGACGACGCATTCCATAATGAAAGGGATAGGAGTCGGAGAGTCAAATGCTACACCCTTAGCAGCAGCGATAACCTGGATCCTGAAGAGTGGCACTGGAATGATTGGCAGTATAATGTTTGCATGGTGGAATGG aACTGAATTAGATggacaatgtaaaaaatggaGGCTATTTGCCGATATCTTGGACGACGTAGCCAAAGGGATAGAATTACTTGTGCCATATTTTTCCTCATATTCTGTTGTGATTCTGTGTGTCTCAACGACGATGAAGTCCATTGTCGGTGTTGCTGGTGGAGCTACGAGAACAGCACTGATTCATCATCag GCGATACAAAATAATGTGGCAGATGTCTCCGCAAAAGATGGGAGTCAAGAGACTTGTGTAAATCTAATTGCATCATTCTTTGGGATCTTTATATTGTCTTTATTCCACGATGGACA atatttattagaattgtaTCTCTTCCTGGTGGCAGTCCATCTCTATGCAAATTATTCGGCGGTTAAAGCGTTGTGTTTAGATACACTCAATGAAGATCGTCTGGCTAtaatcgttaaaaattacatgatGAACGAGCAAATTCTCGAGCCATCACAAGTGAATAAAGAAGAATCAGTATTTCTACTTAAAAATCCTA CCAGAAACGTACATggttttgatataaaaattggagTATCATTTGGAAGTATCCtgaagagaaatataatttcatccacagaaaaagaatatttattaaaattctttgaaaataaaatgtatataatagcgatagatattgaaaaaaggaatatttttataactcttAAGAGACATATCCAACCTATTGAAATACTGGAAGCGTACTTTTATGCTTCCACGTGTGCTTTCTACCTGTGTATAGCAAGAAAAATACCAATA GACATATTGATGAAATGTGAGACATCTGAAATATCGTATCCATTACTGTATGTATATATCCTGCACAAGACATTTGCGAATCCAAATAGCACCACACAAATGTCGACTGTAACTATCCAAAGTATCGGTGCCGCAGATATAATCGTTTCTAATGAATATAAAGCATTCCTTAACAGTCTAGAAATGAATG GATGGAAAACAGGAACAAATTTGCTGGCAGTTGATGCATGGAGACTTTACATGGATAATAGTGAACAATAA
- the LOC139809827 gene encoding RWD domain-containing protein 4, with product MSDAELQEEEREVLLSIYDGDPAFKQLTPTIFQYKYGEDNDVKSFLLEISWGATYPMEKPTINMDTFYNKHIVQEVKDKVVSHLEAEADQWLGSAMTYTLFQSVQEHYIDLVCMQPDSITDINSHTSKLKITEENQQAEETIKKPRKEHLSKAQKRRQWYKADGKGERQRGWNWVDIVKHLSQTGPRTEEES from the exons ATGAGCGATGCCGAGCTTcaggaagaagaaagagaagtttTACTCTCGATATACGACGGCGATCCGGCTTTCAAACAGCTAACACCCACGATATTTCAATACAAG TATGGAGAAGATAACGATGTAAAATCATTTCTACTGGAAATTTCATGGGGCGCAACATATCCTATGGAAAAGCCGACCATCAATATGgatacattttacaataaacaTAT TGTGCAAGAGGTAAAGGACAAGGTGGTGAGTCACTTAGAGGCAGAGGCTGACCAGTGGTTAGGTAGCGCTATGACGTATACGTTATTTCAGTCTGTCCAAGAACATTACATAGACTTAGTCTGCATGCAACCAGACTCAATCACTGATATAAATTCGCATACTAGTAAGCTGAAAATTACAGAAGAGAATCAACAG GCTGaagaaacgataaaaaaacCGAGGAAGGAACATTTGAGTAAAGCCCAGAAGCGTAGGCAGTGGTACAAAGCGGATGGCAAAGGTGAAAGACAGCGAGGCTGGAACTGGGTGGACATAGTAAAACATTTATCACAGACTGGCCCGAGAACGGAGGAGGAATCATAG
- the LOC139809476 gene encoding uncharacterized protein, with protein sequence MAEDNVDDILVRLEEIEKLQTELRHLVPRVTSSSSRHAIRHQDLSRDSPASIRFPSLFTFPVISNFTSTSKNDRVQKSAARLNLNSKSLSGNRHSTANLRNAGESSRSGTRETNVFKNLLKSNNNVTISSHARDSSASTSVADSRARSGIVNRVVKYPQEAMKKRLKSDTSKTAARDKTQRITGERSNVHISGNENVNSKATQSRGACLRSRDYDRSGTLIERIINKLNYCFVDNKRVTVPYHHLGNKTPRRVQILHSINGTETPRLHESAAKMSVN encoded by the exons ATGGCTGAGGATAATGTCGACGATATCCTGGTGCGCCTCGAAGAGATCGAGAAGCTGCAGACGGAACTTCGGCATTTGGTACCGCGAGTCACGAGTAGCTCGTCCAGACACGCCATCAGACACCAGGATCTATCCCGCGATTCGCCCGCGTCGATCCGTTTCCCATCCCTCTTCACGTTTCCCGTGATTTCGAACTTTACGTCAACCTCGAAGAACGATCGTGTGCAAAAATCAGCTGCGCGGTTGAATCTCAACAGCAAATCGTTGAGCGGCAACCGACACTCGACGGCAAATCTGAGAAACGCAGGAGAATCTTCTCGAAGTGGAACGAGGGAGACGAATGTCTTTAAGAATCTGTTGAAAAGCAACAACAACGTCACCATCAGCTCACACGCGAGAGATTCTTCGGCCTCAACTTCCGTGGCAGATTCGAGGGCAAGGAGCGGTATCGTAAATCGAGTAGTCAAGTATCCGCAAGAAGCAATGAAAAAGAGATTAAAGAGCGATACGTCGAAGACCGCAGCCAGAGATAAAACGCAGCGTATAACTGGCGAGAGATCCAACGTGCATATATCCGGAAATGAAAATGTGAACTCAA AAGCTACGCAATCACGAGGCGCATGTCTAAGAAGTCGGGATTATGACAGAAGCGGCACGCTTATCGAGCGAATTATAAACAAACTGAACTATTGTTTCGTAGACAACAAGAGGGTGACCGTCCCATATCATCATCTAGGGAATAAGACACCCAGAAGAGTGCAGATATTACATTCGATTAATGGAACGGAAACTCCACGATTACATGAGTCTGCGGCGAAAATGTCCGTCAATTAA